One genomic segment of Intestinimonas butyriciproducens includes these proteins:
- a CDS encoding alkaline phosphatase yields the protein MKLKRTLALSLAATSLAGTLAACSAGAATPSPTATPAAEPAVQTLSSQTSTAQKAPKYVFLFIGDGMSYPQFQAASDYLGAMADTNNDDILDGNVNLSFMDFPVAASAVTYDSSSFCPDSASTATSISTGYKTYSGTINMDETATVAYETIAEKLQEQLGWKIGVISSVNLNHATPAAFYAHQASRGSYYEIGEELVASGFEYFAGGGLLKPTGSDKDKTSLYDLAAQAGYQVVMTQAEAEAVTAGPVLIIDEHLADSDAFAYENDRTEDMWALSDYVKKGIEVLDNDTGFFMMVEGGKIDWACHANDAGSTIADTIALSDAVEEAVAFAKQHPDETLILVTGDHETGGLTIGYAGTDYDTFLTNLSNQKISYAKYDSDYVAGYKENNTSFEDVMKDVEALFGLKLSGAEDDKLVLTDYEVQKLKDAYAATMDPDRAKADPANQAEYVLYGTYEPLSVTITHLLNNKSGINFSSYAHTGLPVAVFAQGAGQDLFGGFYDNTQIYHKLTDLLDVK from the coding sequence ATGAAGTTAAAGCGCACTTTGGCCCTCTCTCTTGCCGCTACATCTCTGGCAGGAACCCTCGCCGCCTGCTCGGCAGGCGCTGCAACGCCCTCCCCCACCGCAACACCCGCCGCAGAGCCCGCTGTTCAGACGCTGAGCAGTCAGACATCCACCGCGCAAAAGGCCCCCAAGTACGTATTTCTGTTTATCGGCGACGGCATGAGCTACCCCCAGTTCCAGGCGGCCTCCGACTACCTGGGCGCCATGGCCGACACCAATAACGACGACATCCTGGACGGCAACGTGAACCTCTCCTTCATGGATTTTCCTGTGGCCGCCTCTGCCGTCACCTATGACTCCTCCTCCTTCTGCCCCGACTCGGCCTCCACCGCTACCTCCATCTCCACCGGCTACAAGACCTACTCCGGCACCATCAATATGGATGAGACCGCTACTGTGGCCTACGAGACCATTGCCGAGAAGCTGCAGGAGCAGCTCGGCTGGAAGATCGGCGTGATTTCCAGCGTCAACCTGAACCACGCCACCCCGGCCGCTTTCTATGCCCATCAGGCCAGCCGCGGCAGCTACTACGAAATCGGCGAGGAGCTGGTGGCCTCCGGCTTCGAGTACTTCGCCGGCGGCGGGCTGCTGAAGCCCACCGGCTCCGATAAGGACAAGACCAGCCTCTACGATCTGGCCGCTCAGGCGGGCTATCAGGTGGTCATGACTCAGGCTGAGGCCGAGGCTGTCACCGCCGGTCCCGTTCTCATCATTGACGAGCATCTGGCCGACTCCGATGCCTTTGCCTATGAAAATGACCGCACCGAGGATATGTGGGCGCTCTCCGACTATGTGAAGAAGGGGATCGAGGTGCTGGACAATGACACCGGCTTCTTCATGATGGTGGAGGGCGGCAAGATCGACTGGGCCTGCCACGCCAACGACGCCGGCTCCACCATTGCCGACACCATCGCGCTCTCCGACGCCGTGGAGGAGGCGGTCGCCTTCGCCAAGCAGCATCCCGACGAGACCCTCATCCTGGTCACCGGCGACCATGAGACCGGCGGTCTGACCATCGGCTACGCCGGTACCGACTACGACACCTTCCTCACCAACCTCTCCAACCAGAAAATCAGCTATGCCAAGTACGACAGCGACTATGTGGCCGGCTACAAGGAGAACAACACCTCCTTTGAGGATGTGATGAAGGATGTAGAGGCCCTCTTCGGCCTGAAACTCTCCGGCGCTGAGGACGACAAGCTGGTCCTCACCGACTACGAGGTGCAGAAGCTCAAAGACGCCTATGCCGCTACCATGGACCCCGACCGCGCCAAGGCCGATCCCGCCAACCAGGCTGAATACGTCCTGTACGGCACCTATGAGCCCCTCAGCGTCACCATTACCCATCTGCTCAACAACAAGTCCGGCATCAATTTCTCCTCTTATGCTCACACCGGCCTCCCCGTAGCCGTGTTCGCCCAGGGCGCGGGGCAGGATCTGTTCGGCGGCTTCTATGACAACACCCAGATCTACCACAAGCTGACCGACCTCCTGGACGTGAAATAA
- the greA gene encoding transcription elongation factor GreA: protein MAKEYKLSPERLKALQDELVYLKTVREKEVADQIKEARSFGDLSENSEYDEAKNEQGKLYSRIAEIETILANYVVIEEHETAHDAVRLGSRITVLDKEFNEQEVYQVVGSQEADPMNGRISEESPFGKALLGKVVGDDVVVEAPAGVLHYQVLDIQKA from the coding sequence ATGGCGAAAGAATACAAGCTGAGCCCTGAGCGGCTCAAGGCCCTTCAGGACGAGCTCGTTTACCTGAAAACGGTCCGTGAGAAAGAGGTGGCCGATCAGATCAAGGAGGCCCGCTCCTTCGGCGACCTGAGCGAGAACAGCGAATACGACGAGGCGAAGAACGAGCAGGGCAAGCTCTATTCCCGCATCGCGGAAATCGAGACCATTCTGGCCAACTATGTAGTGATCGAGGAGCACGAAACGGCCCATGACGCTGTACGTCTGGGCAGCCGGATCACCGTGTTGGACAAGGAGTTCAACGAGCAGGAGGTCTACCAGGTGGTGGGCTCCCAGGAGGCCGATCCCATGAACGGTCGCATTTCAGAGGAATCTCCCTTCGGCAAGGCCCTGCTGGGCAAGGTCGTTGGAGATGACGTAGTGGTGGAGGCCCCCGCCGGAGTCCTCCACTACCAGGTCCTAGATATACAAAAGGCCTAG
- a CDS encoding S41 family peptidase, producing MREKRFSVRALVLTVVLTVLLTAALLAGILCLLLGKEGMSMAQAMVLINTQFVGEHDIGEAVDGAMDSLITGLGDRWSYYMDAEGYARQKENKSNAYVGLGCTVSYPETEGLLIEAVTEAGPADKAGLKAGDLILEIDGVRMEGEARSRATEYTRGPDGSEAELLVRRADGIEQRFKVVRARVEEHPVSYERLDDGTGVVTIRNFNSRCAEEAVAAVEELEAQGVERLVFDVRNNGGGYLDELTTLLDYLLPEGTIFRSEDKAGHQSSVQSDAACVDLPMAVLVNGDTYSAAELFAAELQEMEWGIIVGTPTFGKGFSQQTFPLLSGGAINISTAKYFTGKGISLIGTGLTLDRELELTEEQEQKLKNHTLDPAEDPQLQAAIQMIAG from the coding sequence ATGAGAGAAAAACGCTTTTCCGTCCGGGCCCTGGTGCTGACGGTGGTGCTAACCGTCCTGCTGACCGCAGCGCTGCTGGCAGGGATCCTCTGCCTGCTGCTGGGGAAGGAGGGGATGAGCATGGCGCAGGCTATGGTGCTCATCAACACACAGTTCGTAGGTGAGCACGACATCGGGGAGGCGGTGGACGGCGCCATGGACAGTCTCATCACCGGACTGGGAGACCGCTGGTCCTATTACATGGACGCCGAGGGATATGCCCGCCAGAAGGAGAACAAAAGCAACGCCTATGTGGGTCTGGGCTGCACGGTGTCCTACCCGGAGACGGAGGGACTTCTGATCGAAGCGGTGACGGAGGCCGGCCCGGCGGACAAGGCGGGCTTGAAGGCCGGAGATCTAATTCTGGAGATAGACGGCGTCCGGATGGAGGGCGAGGCGCGCAGCCGGGCCACAGAGTACACGCGGGGGCCGGATGGGTCCGAAGCGGAGCTGCTGGTCCGGCGGGCGGATGGGATCGAACAGCGTTTCAAAGTGGTCCGCGCCAGAGTGGAGGAGCACCCCGTATCCTATGAGCGCCTGGACGACGGCACCGGCGTGGTGACCATTCGGAACTTCAACAGCCGGTGCGCGGAGGAGGCCGTCGCTGCGGTGGAGGAGCTGGAGGCGCAGGGCGTGGAGCGGCTGGTATTTGATGTGCGCAACAACGGCGGCGGCTACCTGGATGAGCTCACAACGCTGCTGGACTATTTGCTGCCTGAGGGGACCATCTTCCGCAGCGAGGATAAGGCCGGGCATCAGAGCAGCGTCCAGTCCGACGCCGCATGTGTGGACCTCCCTATGGCGGTGCTGGTCAATGGAGATACCTATTCGGCGGCGGAACTCTTTGCCGCTGAGCTCCAGGAGATGGAGTGGGGGATCATTGTGGGGACGCCGACCTTTGGAAAAGGGTTTTCCCAGCAGACCTTTCCGCTCCTCTCAGGCGGCGCGATCAACATCTCAACGGCCAAATACTTTACCGGAAAGGGCATTTCGCTCATAGGGACGGGCCTTACGCTGGACCGGGAGCTGGAGCTTACGGAGGAGCAGGAACAGAAGCTGAAGAATCATACATTGGACCCGGCGGAGGACCCGCAGCTCCAAGCGGCCATTCAAATGATTGCCGGATGA
- a CDS encoding YibE/F family protein, whose translation MTLLRNTDRLRYHAPVLVCLLLVLLLVLLPTGFEDAVIYKGADRCAARVLSVDNSSIIDTGLIRSGEQTCTLELLGGRFEGRTVEAQNLLNGSLEQDKIFSPGDRALVVISYQGDEILLVTMTDHYRLDKEAWLALAFALLLILFAGRTGVRAILSFVLTVLTLWKVLVPLYLKGLSPIWVGLAVTLFLTVLIIALVYGFDRRCASAVSGATLGVLVTAALGCLCTDLFQIHGAVMPNSESLLYSGYQGLNLTRIFMASIFIGSSGAVMDLSVDITSAVKEVVDKKPGMGWREAARSGMNVGRAAMGTMTTTLLLAYSGGYVALLMVFMAQGTPVWNILNYKYVASEIIDTIVGSFGLVTVAPFTAVTSGYLLTRGKSPV comes from the coding sequence ATGACGCTTCTGCGCAATACGGACCGCCTCCGTTACCACGCTCCCGTCCTGGTCTGTCTGCTTTTGGTCCTGCTCCTTGTTCTCCTCCCCACCGGCTTTGAAGATGCGGTCATCTATAAGGGGGCGGATCGGTGCGCCGCCCGGGTCCTTTCCGTGGACAACTCCTCCATCATCGACACCGGGCTGATCCGCTCCGGAGAGCAGACCTGCACGCTGGAGCTTCTGGGCGGCAGGTTTGAGGGGCGGACCGTCGAGGCTCAGAACCTCCTGAACGGCTCCCTTGAGCAGGATAAGATCTTTTCGCCCGGAGACCGCGCCCTGGTCGTCATCAGCTACCAGGGCGATGAGATCCTCCTGGTCACGATGACCGACCACTACCGCCTGGACAAAGAGGCATGGCTGGCATTGGCTTTCGCGCTTCTCCTCATTCTTTTTGCCGGGCGCACCGGCGTCAGGGCCATTTTGTCCTTTGTGCTCACCGTGCTCACGCTGTGGAAGGTGCTCGTTCCTCTCTATCTGAAGGGGCTCAGCCCCATTTGGGTGGGACTGGCCGTCACGCTCTTTCTTACTGTACTCATCATCGCCCTGGTCTACGGCTTTGACCGGCGCTGCGCTTCCGCCGTGTCGGGCGCGACGCTGGGCGTCCTGGTGACTGCGGCGCTGGGCTGCCTGTGCACCGATCTCTTTCAGATCCACGGGGCCGTCATGCCCAACTCGGAGAGCCTGCTTTACAGCGGCTATCAGGGCCTGAACCTGACCCGGATCTTTATGGCCTCTATTTTCATCGGCTCATCCGGCGCGGTGATGGACCTGAGCGTGGACATCACCTCCGCCGTCAAGGAAGTGGTGGATAAAAAGCCCGGCATGGGCTGGCGGGAAGCTGCGCGTTCCGGTATGAACGTGGGCCGGGCCGCCATGGGGACCATGACCACCACTCTGCTGCTGGCCTATTCCGGCGGATATGTGGCGCTGCTGATGGTTTTCATGGCCCAGGGCACTCCTGTATGGAACATTTTGAACTACAAGTATGTGGCCTCGGAGATCATCGATACCATTGTGGGCTCCTTCGGTCTGGTGACCGTGGCCCCGTTTACAGCCGTTACCAGCGGATATTTGCTCACGCGGGGAAAATCCCCTGTGTAA
- the lysS gene encoding lysine--tRNA ligase — MTEEKNTGAPEQEMDLSEQRLIRRAKLKELQDAGEDPFQITKYVVTARSADVKEKFEEMEGKQVSVAGRIMSKRGMGKAVFCDLQDGKGRIQLYVRIDELGEEAFAKFKKTDIGDIVGVEGEVFKTKRGEISVKAHKVTLLSKSLIPLPEKFHGLKDTETRFRQRYVDLIMNEDVRRTFEIRTKFIRHVRAYLDARDYMEVETPILNTISGGATARPFITHHNTLDIDMYMRIATELHLKRLIVGGFERVYEIGRIFRNEGMDPKHNPEFTTIELYESYADFHDMMDIAEGILSSAAKDILGSYQVEWLGESIDLTPGWKRLTMIDAVKQYVGVDFDAISDDETACRAAEAVGIDMEGCERTWGTALYECFDQRVEEKLIQPTFITMYPVEVSPLTKRSPKDPRLTERFELFINHCEFANAFSELNDPIDQRGRFEHELALRDMGNDEAGMMDEDFINALEYGMTPTGGMGIGIDRAVMLLTNSDTIREVILFPTMKPLD, encoded by the coding sequence ATGACAGAAGAGAAGAACACCGGCGCACCCGAGCAGGAGATGGACCTGTCCGAGCAGAGGCTCATTCGCCGCGCCAAGCTCAAAGAGCTTCAGGACGCGGGGGAAGACCCCTTTCAGATCACCAAATATGTCGTCACCGCCCGCAGCGCTGACGTGAAGGAAAAGTTTGAGGAGATGGAAGGAAAACAGGTCTCCGTCGCTGGACGCATCATGTCCAAGCGCGGGATGGGCAAAGCCGTGTTCTGCGATCTTCAGGACGGCAAGGGACGCATCCAGCTCTATGTCCGCATCGACGAGCTGGGCGAGGAGGCCTTCGCCAAGTTCAAAAAGACCGATATCGGCGATATCGTGGGCGTTGAGGGCGAGGTGTTCAAGACCAAGCGCGGCGAGATCTCCGTAAAGGCCCACAAGGTCACTCTCCTGTCCAAGTCCCTCATCCCCCTGCCGGAGAAGTTCCACGGGCTGAAGGACACGGAGACCCGGTTCCGCCAGCGGTATGTGGACCTCATCATGAATGAGGATGTGCGCCGGACCTTTGAGATCCGCACCAAGTTCATCCGGCACGTCCGGGCCTATCTGGACGCCAGGGACTATATGGAGGTGGAGACCCCTATCCTCAACACCATCTCCGGCGGCGCTACCGCCCGGCCCTTCATCACCCATCACAATACCTTGGACATCGATATGTATATGCGCATCGCAACGGAGCTCCATCTCAAGCGCCTCATCGTGGGCGGCTTCGAGCGGGTCTATGAGATCGGGCGCATCTTCCGCAACGAGGGTATGGACCCCAAGCACAATCCGGAGTTCACGACCATTGAGCTCTATGAGTCCTATGCCGACTTCCACGATATGATGGATATTGCGGAGGGTATCCTCTCCTCCGCCGCCAAGGATATCCTGGGCAGCTATCAGGTGGAGTGGCTGGGCGAGAGCATCGACCTGACCCCTGGATGGAAGCGCCTGACCATGATCGATGCGGTAAAGCAGTATGTGGGCGTAGACTTCGACGCCATCAGCGACGATGAGACCGCCTGCCGCGCTGCCGAGGCCGTGGGCATCGATATGGAAGGGTGTGAGCGCACCTGGGGGACCGCTCTCTATGAGTGCTTCGACCAGCGTGTGGAGGAGAAACTGATCCAGCCCACCTTTATTACCATGTACCCCGTGGAGGTCTCCCCGCTCACCAAGCGCTCCCCCAAGGACCCCAGGCTTACCGAGCGGTTTGAGCTCTTCATCAACCACTGCGAATTTGCAAATGCGTTCTCCGAGCTGAACGATCCCATCGACCAGCGCGGCCGCTTTGAACACGAGCTGGCGCTCCGGGACATGGGCAACGATGAGGCCGGCATGATGGATGAGGACTTTATCAACGCCCTGGAGTACGGCATGACCCCCACGGGCGGTATGGGAATCGGCATTGACCGGGCCGTCATGCTGCTGACCAATTCCGACACCATCCGGGAGGTAATTCTCTTCCCCACCATGAAGCCGCTGGACTGA